The nucleotide window CGGCGAACCGGTTCGGCCGCATCAACCTCGACGACCTCGAGAATGAACGCAAGTACTCGCCGAACAAGGCCTACGGCGACGCGAAGCTCGCCAACATCCTCTTCACCCGGGAGCTGCACCGTCGGTACAGCGCACGGGGCATCGTGACGGCCGCGTTCCACCCGGGCGTCGTCGCCACGAGCTTCTCCACCGACTCGACCAGCATCATGCGGCTGATCTACCAGACGGCGCTCAAGCGCATGCTGATCAGCCCGGAGAAGGGCGCGGACACCCTGGTCTGGCTTGCGAGCACGGCCGCCGGCGTCGACTGGCAGTCCGGCGAGTACTACGAGAAGCGTCGCGTGCACTCCACCAACAGCCAGGCAGCGGATGCCGGCCTCGCGACCGCGCTCTGGGAGCGGAGCGTCGACATGGTCGCCACCGACCTGCTCCCGCAGGAGAGCACCTCCTAGCCGCAACGCCGGGGTGGGACGCCAGTCAGGAGACGCGGGTGAGGGCCGTGAAGGACATGGTGGCCGACTGCCCGTTCTGGCAGGTCTGGTAGAGCAGGTCATAGCCGCGGGGCACATCGGCTGTGCTGTTCCTGGAGGCGTTGAGCATCGCCACGATGCCGTCCACCCGGTAGGTGCCGGCATGCACGCCCGTGAGAGTGATCATGGTGCCGGCGTCGTCGGGGAAGTCCTTGCCGCCGCACGACCAGTGCTCGGCGATGGTGGGCACATCCTGGTAGTGCGCGGTGACATCGACTGAGCCGATGCACTCGTCGAGTTCCGGCGTCCAGCCGATCGCGTGCACGTTGTTGGTGTACCGCTCGGCCAGGATGCGGTCCTGCTCGGCCTGCCACTCGGCCATGGCCGTGACGACGGCCGCGACCGGAACCGCGAGGTCCTCGGCTATGCCGTCGACGCCGGCGGAGACCCCGAAGTCGAATGAGGCCAGCGCCCGGGCATCGTCACGGATGCCGCCGCCCAGCTCGAACAGGGTCGTACTGGCGGTCGACGCATCCGCGGTCGTCTCTGCGGAGGTGAGCTCCTGGGCGGCTGCGCTCAACCGGCCCGTTGCGGCGTCGATGGCGTCGGCCAGGTCGGTGCGAGGTTGCTCCGTGAGCACCTTGCCGTCACTGGCTTCGAGGGTGGCGATGGCGTCGTCGAGGGCGGTCTCGCCCGCCGTGACGATCTGCACGGCGCCGGTCTGCTCACTCTGGAAGGCCAGGGCCGCCGCGTCGTATTCGCCCTGGGCGGCCGACAGGGAAACGGCGCGGACGACGAGCACCACGGCCAGGAGCACGGCAACCAGAGCCGCGCCGGCGATCGCCCGGGAGCGGGTGCCGCGGGCGCGCCGCACGCGCCTGACGCGCGCGCGATCCGGCTGCACTGCGTCCCCCGTCATGCGTGCCCCCTCGTGTCTGAATTGAAATCCTACCGACCCCGAGTTGCAGTGCAGTATGGAGCTCGATGACCGGGCCGATTCACATTGGAACGTCGGGGTGGAGCTACGACCACTGGGAGAACGTGCTCTACCCCGCCGGCCTGCCCGCGGCCAAGCGGCTGGGCTGGTACACGGGCACCTTCGACACCGTCGAGCTCAATGCCAGTTTCTACCGGTGGCCCCGTCCGGCGGTCTTCGCGGGGTGGCGACGCCGGCTGCCGCCCGGCTTCCTGATGTCGGTGAAGGCCCCGCGCGGTCTGACCCACGCCAGGAAGCTCTATGCGCCGGAGGTCTGGGCGGAGCGGATCGGTGCGGGCTGGCACGAACTCGGCGACCGGCGCGCCGTCCTGCTGGTGCAGCTGGCCCCCGGGCAGGAGCGCGACGATGCTCGCCTGGACTACTTCCTGGCATCCCTGCAGCCGTGGATCCGGGTGGCCGTCGAGTTCAGGCACCCCAGCTGGCACGTCGACGAGGTCTTCGCCATGCTCGAGCGCCACGGGGCTGCCTTCTGCGTGATGAGTGGCGCCGGGCTGCCCTGCGTGCTGCGCGCCACGGCTCCGTTCGTCTACCTGCGGCTGCACGGCCCCGACCACGAGCACCTCTACGGCGGGTCCTATTCCGATGCCGATCTGCGCTGGTGGGCGGAGCGCATCCGTGAGTGGCGGGCCGACGGCCGGGAGGTGTTCGTGTACTTCAACAACGACGGGGGCGGAAACGCCGTGCGGAACGCCTGGACCTTGCGCCGGGAATTGGGGGTGTGAGCGGGCGTCTGCGGCT belongs to Cryobacterium sp. SO2 and includes:
- a CDS encoding SDR family NAD(P)-dependent oxidoreductase → MSERTIVITGASDGIGAAAARALSQSGERVVIVGRSPQKTAAIAAELGADHFIADFSRLADVRTLAAELLQRYPRIDVLANNAGGIMGNRELTVDGHEKTIQVNHLAPFLLTTLLMDRLIASRASVINTSSTANRFGRINLDDLENERKYSPNKAYGDAKLANILFTRELHRRYSARGIVTAAFHPGVVATSFSTDSTSIMRLIYQTALKRMLISPEKGADTLVWLASTAAGVDWQSGEYYEKRRVHSTNSQAADAGLATALWERSVDMVATDLLPQESTS
- a CDS encoding DUF72 domain-containing protein, with translation MTGPIHIGTSGWSYDHWENVLYPAGLPAAKRLGWYTGTFDTVELNASFYRWPRPAVFAGWRRRLPPGFLMSVKAPRGLTHARKLYAPEVWAERIGAGWHELGDRRAVLLVQLAPGQERDDARLDYFLASLQPWIRVAVEFRHPSWHVDEVFAMLERHGAAFCVMSGAGLPCVLRATAPFVYLRLHGPDHEHLYGGSYSDADLRWWAERIREWRADGREVFVYFNNDGGGNAVRNAWTLRRELGV